Genomic DNA from Nicotiana tabacum cultivar K326 chromosome 21, ASM71507v2, whole genome shotgun sequence:
catcaaataggcaaatccatgAAAGTCTATATttatgatatgctagttaagtccctacgcgcagaggaccatttgacccactTGCAGGTGACGTTCGATATCCTAAGAAAGTaaaacatgaagctcaaccccaagaAATGCGCTTTTGGAGTCGACTCGGGTAAGTTCTTAGGCTTTATGGTATCGAACAGAGGTATCGAGAttaaccccaataaaatcaaagccattgaaGAAATCACCGTGGTGAACAATGTGAAAATGGCTGACCGGACGGATAGCTGCCCTAGGACGATTTATctcgaggtcatcagatcgaagccaTCACTTCTTTTccctgctcaaaaagaagaagaacttcGCATGGACTCCAAAGTGCCTACAAGCCTTGGAAGAATTAAAACGGTATCTTTCAAGCCCGCCCTACTCCATACTCCGAAGGAGGATGAAACACTCTACTTATATCTAGTTGTGTTTGAGGTAGCGATAAGTGAAGTGTTGGTTCGAGAAAAGCTAAGTGGAGTGTTGGTTCGAGAaaagcaaggtacacaatttcctgtctattatGCGAGTCAGACCCTAGGAGATGCTAAAACCAGGtacccacatttggaaaagtTAACTCTTGCACTAATAAAcgcatctaggaaattaaaatgGTATTTTCAATAACATCCTATATGTGTACTGACTACGTACCCATTTCGAAATGTCTTGCATAAGCCCGAATTATCGGACAGATTGTCCAAATGGGCTATCAAACTTGGAggatatgatatcgagtatcaaccttgaacggctatcaagtctcaaattttggcagactttgtggccgacttcgCGCCTGCCCTCGTACCCTAAGTAGAAAAGGAACTCTTGCTAAAAACGGGTACGTCATcaggggtatggaccctcttcacagatagtgcctcgaatgtgaaagtATCCGGACTCGGCATCGTTTTAAAACTGCCTATGAACAGTGTCATttggcaatctattaaaacttctaaattgactaacaatgaggtcgagtatgaggccatgattgcaggtcttgaactaGCCAAGAGCCTTGGAGCAGAGGTCATCAAGGCAAAGTGTGACTTTTTTTGgtagtaaatcaagtaaacagaAGTTTCAGGTTCGGGacgatcgaatgcagaggtacttggacaaacttCAAATGACATTACACCGCTTCAAGGAATGGACACTGGACCACGTACCTCGAGAACAGAATAacgaggccgatgcacttgcaaacttgGGGTTATCGGTCGAAGAAGAAGATATCGTCCCGGGGACTATCATCCAACTATCGAAGTCGGTGGTCGAAGAAGGCCATGCAGAGATTAATTCAACAATTTTAAtgtgggattggaggaataagtacatcgACTACTTGAGGCATGGGAAGCTCCCCGCGGAACCAAAAGAGTCAAGAACACTTCGAGCCAAAGTAGCTCGATTCTCGTTCGATGAaaatggaacattatacagaagaacCTTTGATGGACCACTAGTAGTGTGCTTGGGACccggggacaccgattatgtattacgagaaatccacgagggcacttgtgggaaccattctAGTGCAGACTCTCTGGTTCGCAAAATGATAGTATTATTGGGATAACATGGAAAAGGATACCAAAGAGTTCATTCGAAAGTGTGATAAATGCcaagatttgcaccgatgatccatcaacccggtgAACAACTCCATTTGGCCCTATCCCCGTggctattcatgaaatgggggatagaCATTGTCAGCCCCCTACCGacggcaccaggtaaagctagatttattttgtttatgactgactacttctcaaaatgggttgaagcgcaggccttcgagaagataagagaaaaagaagtcatcgacttcatatgggaccacatcatatgtcagtTCAGGATATCAGCCGAAATAgcatgtgacaatgggaaacagttcatcggcagcaaagtaacaaaattccttgaggaccataaaatcaaaaggattcTATCAGCACTTTACCACCCAAGTGTAAATGGTCAGGtcgagtccacaaacaaaaccatcattcgaaacttaaagaaaagttagatgatgcaaaagggaaatggagagaagtaTTGCCCCaggtgctatgggcatatcgaatgACGTCAAAGTCGAGCACGGGGGAGACCCCATTTTCTTTGGTATACGGGTCCGAAAAATTGATCCCAGTCAAAATCGGGGAACCTAGCGTCAGGTTTCAGCATGCCACTGAGGACTCAAACCACAAAGCTATGAACACTTCTCTCGAACTACTCGATGAAAAACGTGAGGCCGCATTAATTCAAATGGCCGCGCAAAAACAAAGGATCGAAAGATATTTCAACAGAAAGACGAACCTTCGATATTTCGGAGTCGGGGAATTAGTCCTAAGGGAAGTCACTCCCAAGACTCGAAACCCAAACAAAGGGAAACTAGGCTCCAATTGGGAAGGACGGTACCGTGTCCTCAGAGTCATAgggaaaggatcctacaaacttagcAGAATGGAAGGCGAGCAACTACCAAACACTTGGAATGTATCGTTACTTAAATGATATTACTTCTAAGGTATGACCCTCTCCCCCTTTCCCATTTGTATTTAAAACTAACTCCTTGCAGATGTTCGATTGGAAACATCGAGTAACCTTTCAGCTcgaagaccttgggttttaaagtatgcgttgcactctttttctcttagatCGGGTTTTTTTTTTCCAAGTGGGTTTTACcggaaaggtttttaacgaggcaacacctatatgctacctaaggaatattcaacaagtattcaaggcttcttttcaatcaacctcgaacactagagggcatcaccctcggagggCGCATCCTCGAAGAAAGCAATTCACGCCAAGGAGGGCCTCGATAGGGGAAtgttgtaatgggccaaacggtcaaatgaaccgtgtccatatagaatagtcgagcccccagtggtaaaacatgtacgcatgtatcagTTACTTGAAGAAGCTTTCTTATTGTATCAAAATACTTAGTGCCTCAAAGAAGTCTACTATTTTCACATTTAACGACTCAAAGGCCAAAACCATGAATGCACCCGAataactcggggactgtcatcaaCAATCGGCATATCGATTCATCAAACACTCgaacttataagaattcaaagaGGCATACTCGAGATCACACGACCTCAAAGAGGCAGTCCCTCGAAAACGATATacttggggtctaacttttcgaACAAGTTCGGAAAGTTATCGGGGAACAAGTCCAAGTGACAAACCCGAAGGCTACGACCATACTAAAGACTACTGTCAcataaaggctacggccaaaataATGCGATTCGGAGACGTCTGATTTTTGCTATAAATTAAAAGGCCATCAAACATTGAAAAACtggttaaatcaggctacccacggcaaaagcaaaatataaagggcttcgataaacTCGGCCCCTCGAAAAACCTATGGGTTTCGATATACTCAGCCCTCGAACAATCCAAAGGCTTCGATAATACCAGCCTTCGGaaaaacctcaagaggtattcgatTATTTCTACACAAACAAATGACTAATAAGGTTCCGGTATGTTGAACCTTAGAAAAAACCAATGGGCAAAAAAACACGTGCTAAGGCATAACTAAAATtccactaagtcttttagccgaaatGAGGGGAAAATTGTATAGCCATTTTAGAGGCGGAAACGGCCCAATTTtaaaaaagagcctaagggccgatatataagagcctaagggccagcttaaaAGAGCTTAAGGGATAAAAGCTTATAAGAGTCCGAGACTTCGTTCTCACTCAACTCGAACTCAAAGGCCCCATTGTTCCAAACTCGCATCAAATTGATTTTATGCTTAGCTCGCGGACCATttaaaaccttaagaggtattacCTTGAGcaataaaaacctaagggtttattatgaATCTGAAACAATACTCGAGCTAagtatttgaatcatcaaaatcTTCCACAAACTGGGAAAAAATAAAGTTCAACACAAATCGAGGATAGAGCGAAAAGATACTTTATATTGTACAACGCCCACAAGAGGCCTTTTCTCAAAAAAGAAACCTAATCTATTTTCGGGGTCCGCCTTCCTCATCCCCGGAGCCATTCACCACATGCTCTTTATCGAAGAAGACAAGAAACCTAGCATCGATTTCCTGCGCCTTTGCCTCGCCCATCTCCCCGGTGAGGTTGAACCCTCGGGCATGGATTTCTTCGAGAGTATCCCTCCGGGCTTGGCACTTAGCCAATTCATTGCTCTAACTTCCCCGGTCGGAGGCCTCCCTTAACTCAGCTTGAACGGCCGCAGTTTCCTTCAAGTATATGCCAATGTATTTATCGGCCGCAGCCTTCGTCTTCTCAGCTTTGGCTTTAGCCTGTACAGCTTCAGCCTTAGCCTATGCAGCTTCGGCCCGGGATTTAACCAGCTCGGCCTCTAACCCCTCGATCTTCCTGGCCTGAGCCAGACCCTTCGCTTCAACGCCTTGGAGCTGAGCTTCAGGCGAGGCCAGTTGGGCCGTAACAGCTTCCTTATCGGTAGCAAGTTGATCCATGTTCTTCTTCCACTAATGGCAATCAACCCGAACTTGATCCATGTTCTTCTAGCTTTTGTTGCAGCTGAGATATCGAAGTATTAGCCTCCGAAGTAGGGCCAAGAAGGTCAAACTCTGTTAAAATCATAGTTACCTGCTCATCTCGCTCGGAATCGCTTTTTTGAGCTTTGGCCAATGCGGTTCGGAGATCCTTAAGCTCATCTTCCTTCTGGCTATATAGTAGCCTTAGGGCCTTCTCTTTGCCCGAACTTTCTTGAGCTCGGCCTCACATTGGCTCAGCTCAGCTCTAAACTTTGCAATGGCCTATACATGAAATAGAGACATATCAgtcaaaaggaaagaaagaaaaaattgtaATGCTAAAGGTAAGTACTTACCCGGGAAAGGAGATGTTGAGCCTCTTCAAAGATAGTGGATGCATCATTCAGGTCATCGACACCCTTAATCCCAGCATAGCAACCCTGGAAAGAATCGTCCTTGATGACCTTGCTTGGATCGAGCTTACGCAAAGCGTTGGCATCTTCAATTGCCCCCTGGGAATAAGTCGACAAAGAAAGGGAATGACCTGTTGTCGGCCCCGAGCTCTTTTCTTGGGGCGTTCTCATTAGCATTGGGGGTCTCAGTGTTTACCCCCTCTGGTATATTTGTTGAGGACGGAGGGACAATCTCAACCTCTGGGGGCATAGGGGCCTTGCTCGTTTCTTCCCTCGGGGCATCCTCACCACGGGATGAGGTTTCCAGTTCAGAAGGCTCAGCGACCTCGACTGGCTTCCTAGTCCGAGTCACCGACACCGACTCTTCATAATCATTTTCTTCATCATCCGGAGAGCCATGGGTCGAGTCTGCACCGGTTTGAGCAAATCTTTTCTGCAGCCTTCGAGAGGGGTTTTTTTTTCTTAAGGGTCTTTGGGTTTCGAGACCCTTTTCCTTTTGTTGTCCTTCTCGAACTTCGGATTAGAAGGCTTGGTCTTTTCCCCGGGTGGAGCCGGTCTCATCTCGGATGCATCGCCAAGGCCTGCACAGGCAAGCGTGAGTAAGTAAAAACGCCGCCAATGTATGGAAAGTATTGAAACTGCTGCAAGGCACTTACCGTGGTTCTTGGCTTCCCACTGGCCCTTTGATAATTCATGCCACTTGCGCTCATCATAGGAAGAAGTAGCAGCTAACtttcgaacccaatcctcgaggtcggaCACCGCTGAGGGCGCCTAAGCATTGGCTGCCAGAAGAGTGACAACAACGTTATGAAATATGGTAGCAGAATATGAATAGGTATAGGGAATACGAACTCTACTTACGGTTAAAGTTCCACCTCTTCGGGAACAGCATTTTATCTTCGGGGATGACGTCCGAAGTTCtcactctaataaaccggctcatccaaccccgatctttGGGTTCGTCAGTACTGGCAAAGAAGGATTTCATTGTTCGGCATTGCAGCTTGATGAGCCCTCGAAATAACTGGGGCCGATGCAATCGAACCAGGTGGCTGAGGGTGAATTCCAAACCCTTGGCCTTTTAAGAAAAATACTGCAACATGATCACGATacgccaaaaggaaggatgaaTCTGACCGAGGGTGACTTCGTACGTTTTGCAGAAGTCCATCACCACCGGATCGAGGGGACCTAGTGTGAatgggtaagtgtaaacactcaaaaACCCCTTTTATGGGTAGTAATGCTTTCATCAAGGCTCGGGATCTGAACCTCAACCTCATCTCCCCAGCAACATTCCCTCTTTACATCTTTGGTAAGCTTCTTCATTATCAAGCTAATATATCGAGATACGTGCTTGCATCGGCCTGGGACATCGGGAGGATTCTCGATACTAAAGTCTTACTTAATAATGCAATTACCGAAGGTAATTTCCTCAAGCGTTGGCGGCACCACCGGTTTGGCCGGCCGGAGGCAGAAGAAGATGATGCTTTATCCTTTTTGGGTCCgtcttagaagttttggccatggttgtaagctaaataatacGGGTGCATAGGGATGTGGTGTTTCTAGCAAGAGCTTGGCGTTTTCCAATGCTTAAAGAGGAGGAGAAAATGGGTGATTGTAGAACGAGATGAAGAAGGGAAAGAGGTGAAGAAAGAGTAAAATTTTTCATTTAGAGGAAtcgcctcatatttatagagGAGCAACAACGATTTGGCGGCATTAGTGGCCGAACAATAGCATGCATTCAATGTTTTTGGGAAAGTAGACCGACGAGACATTTCGGTCACTTCGAACGTTTGCATCACGGGGATGACATCATCACTAAGGACTTCGGGAATCCAAATCGCTTCAtatcatttcattctaagaaatgCGACGACTCTCTGTATACAGTAGAGATCGGAGAGCTCGATTTCGAAGACTTGATTGCACTCCGAGCCCGAGTTTTGGAAGTTCGAAGTGAGAATCAAGCCAGGATCGGATGAGCGTATCTCGAGAAGCAAATCGGGGACCTGTCATGACCTGCTTCGAGGGTAGTACAATCTCGAAGACTCTCAAGAAATATCGGGAATTTCTCAAAGACACGTGGATCATGGAATAAATTATaggataagatttgtacgaaatAGTACAAGTCCGTACTAGGTCGTTATACAGCTGTACCAATAGAATTTTTATCATAATTAGAAATTTACCATATTAGTGTCTTCCCCTCCTATAAAAATAGGACCCAAATCATTTGTAAGGCATATCTCATTCACTGCAATAGAACATTCTACTTTGCTTTTCTTGTTTACCGTGCTCAACAattgttcttcagctttattgcttttactttattgttcatactttattGCTCTTAGCTCACCTCGAGGCCCCTGAGATAATCAAGCTCGAGGTCCTTATTGCTCTAACTACactggtttggttcatcaattcttcttacttaaaCTTATTATTACTTATATATTCACCGGTattgaaataaatcacatatctttaaaatcacaaattatctttaattgttactcacattTTACGAGGTAAACGGATATATTCCTACATTTCAATTTTTGTAACATAGTTTGATTCAATACGGATTTAAGAAAGataaaaagattttttaaaattatggctTAAACATATTAGAATATCTGTGAATGTAAAAGCTTCTTgttaatgataaaataaaaagcttaaaattaaatatttttaaatataaaaatatatcattcttttaggaaaaacaaataataaaatagtgTCACTGAAAGGGAAGGAGTATTTTTTATTTCTATCTTCGAGCCACTTCGGCAATATATAAACAGGGAAGGTGAAGTAGAAGGTGGGTGTTGCTcgatcaaactaacaaatatatAGCTCATAGAAAGtctcattttttcttcttcatcttctattTCTCATATTCCTCTTCTTTCTTACCCTTTGATCCAGCAGCGCCGGCCAGATGCAATAGTCTTTTGTCCCTTCGTTAAGAGGTAAAGatcttctttttttgttgttgattcTTGACACTAATCCAAGTTTCTGTTGTGATATAGGGGTAATTAATTCTATGAAGAAAATGAATCGTTGCATGCATTTTTTAGGAAAACGATCTATAATTTTTAGGGGTATCTTGATGGTAAAAGCTGTGTTTTTTTTTCACCGTGATATAAAGTAAAAGTGACCTGATATTGTAAAAATTACTTACATTGATAAAATATATAACTAATTTAAACTCTAAAAGAAAAGGTTGGATCTAGAAGAAGAAGCAGTTGTTTTAACTGGCTGAGATGGAAGGTGTTAAGTGCATTATTTTGGTTAAAAATATCTTTATCCATCTTGGCACGTACTTGCCTTACACGATAACGGTCCATATTAAGCCATGCTGTGGGACATAATTGATTTATCACTCTTTAATTATTGGCATGGCCCTGACCTAAAAACTGGTGTAATTTGCAAGGGAAAGAACAATCAAAATCATACGTACCAAAAGCAAAAAGGGCGGAAGTCTCAGTCATCAAAATAATTGCTAAGTATAAGTTAATTTCCTTTACCTATTAAAGAAACTTATCCCTTTTTTCAGAATCTTCTTCTTATCCCAAGTTTCTTCAGTTTCAAGCAATTGGAAAACTCAAAGGCAACTTTGAACCATGGAAAAGCTTCTGAATCCAGACGATAAAGAATACATGAAGATGGCCATGGTAAAGCACGAGGAAACCTTTAGAGAACAGGTAAAAATTTATTACTCCTCTACACCATTTCAGGAAAGCGAAACTACTTGAGGTTGTATATACTAAATGCAACAAGCCCATTTTGCATCCAACTAGTAGTAATTTCTATTTGGTTccacattttttcttttcttagtacTGTCCATTAGTGTGGGAGTTAAGATTTCTAATTCTGGTCAATAATAGGCGACAGAGTCATTCTCCAACCGCTTCCTTTTTCACCTCTAAAGTAGTGATGTTAATGGGTCTTGTCAATCATTCTTGGTAAAATAATAGTAGTGAAttagattcctaaaatttacacCATACTTATGCATAGAGTAAGTCATTTCTCGTGTCATATGATAAAAAtgtaactaattaattaaatagGATGACCGCCTTTCCCACCTCTAAGCTAAGTAGCGGTATTGGTGTGTCTTAACTGTTACCATCATTTGTGTTCAAGTAATCTTGAATTAGGTTTCTAAAATTAAAGTAATTATTTTTAGAGTGAGTCCACTTCTCGTGCCATTTACACTATTTCATCTCTGAATATTACAGGTTTACGAACTTCATCGTCTATaccaaatccaaaaaatattgaTGAAAACCATCTCAAGTAGCCAGCAACATATTAATGAAGATGAAAGCAATATTGAGTTAACTTTAGGCCCTTCCTCTGCAAGATCCTCTAGCCATTTAAAGCACAAAACTTCAGGCGTGAATCAACAGAGGGATGTTGTAACTGGCCATAAATGGAGACTTCATAATTTGACCATCTCGAATCCAAATTTTCTCGGTGAAAGACAAAGTAATCCAAGTGTTGAACAACAGTATAGACAGAGTAGATTGAATAATCCTCCTTGGCTTTTTCAAGTTTTGATTTGACTTGAATTTGTATGTTTTCAATGTATTTTAACATGCTGTTGTAGGTAAATTATCTTATTTTTCAGGTGACTGATGTTACTCTTTTCATGAAGGATTATATATAGTTATTCACTAGAGACTTAATTGTGTTAATTTCTTGTTGTTTACCCTtgaaacggataacaattaaatttatatgcggttttaaggatatgtggattgataCAGTACAAGTAATCATGAATGTTAGATAAATGAAGtaaggataaaataaataactaaACCAGCTTGACATTGAGTCCGGGCTCGGAGTTAAGCTGGACAATAGTTTTGCTCCCGACTGGACCCTCGATTCGAAGCCAAATATGTATGAAGAACTATGATTAAAATAAGAATCTTTCAATAGCAGAGGAATAAGTTTGTATTGCCTTAATAAGCGTGTTACAATGTTTATTGAGTAAAAAACTTCcgttttatatagtaggggagttctacccctagtacaattctaaaaaaaataaaaatcctccTTGTACGTCAATTACCGATACGCTACCGATGTCGGGCGAGATTCGCGCAGTGATATCCGATTATTCGCGGATATCACATCCCTCTATTAGTCGCGTGCAACCATCCGCAGTTCTTTTTGAGGTCTCGGAGCTCGTTCCGGGTTCGAGGGGTCTTGTCAGGCCCAGTGGCGAGCACCCCGTTCTAGCCTCGATTCATAGAGCTCTCGGATTCGGTCTCTATCACATACATTCATACTTCTTACTTCGTTCGACTCACCGGGTATTCGGGGTGTGTGTTGACCCCGAgttcacccgtatacagatagtctcctcgtTTCTCGGAGAGTAGGCTCCCCGAAACGATGGGAAAGGATAGATGAACCTCGATTCCTTCCTTCGTATGTTACAACTGAGACATCAAATAAGCTGAAATATCCTATCAGTCGCATCGTTCTGACTTCGGGCACGTTTCAATCATTGGCTGGTCGCCTCCGAATGTGAAACATCGCGCATTGATTACGTTTTCTCCTATAAAAGCTCTGACCTTTTGTACTTCTTCCACTTTTCGATCCTAACTTTCGTCGTCGAACACTCTAGTGGCtatcaactctttcaaatcttcATCCCTTTACCtttgatcttcaaatcttcataactGTTCTTAGATTTCTACCCAGATCTtcatatttccttcaaatctACATACTTcttccttcaaaccttcatatctttccttcaaaccttcatatcttcccttcaaatctttttattttccaAATCACGGCAGCTAAGACTTCCAAATCAGTTCCTCAGTAGGTTGCCTATTCATCTTCCCAACCGGCCACAAGTACAGAGGTGGTCGTCCCCAAGGGGGTTACTCTCAAGACGACTACTCTCGAGGTAGTCCGAGAGCCCATCATGAAAATTTTTATTCCCAAGGATTGTTCAATTGCATATCGAGGGTTGTTCAATTGCATATCGAGGGCTGTTCAATTGCAGacgacttcaaagtcgagaaggCCTCATCCAAAAAAGACCGAGGTAAAAGGgcatcgaggtatatatgctccaTTACCGAAGATATCCTTCCCATAGTCCGAAAGGAATGTAAATGGGAAGGTAAGGACGTGGTAGTCCTCGGGCCCGAGGACGACATTACTACCCATGTGGAAGGGTATTTAAGCGTTTGCACTTACCTATTTACACTAGGCCCGGTAGACCTAGTAGTTCCGGCATTTTGCAAGAGATACGAGGTGTGCCTTGGGCAAATCCACCCCTTTTTTGGAGGATCGTGATGGCCCCAGCATTAGCCTTTACAAAAGCATCTGCGAGCATAGCGAACGAATCAATGGAATTTGGGGACAAGTTGTGATTCCATATAATTGCTCTGTTTGACAGAGTTTCCCCAAACTCTTTTAATAACACTGATTCGATTTTGTCGTCTTCCAAGTCATTAACTTTTATGGCGCATATGTAGGAGGTTTTATGCTCATTCTGATCCATGGTTCCATTATATTTTAGAATATTAGGCATACGAAACCTCTTCGGGATTGGCTCTGGTGTCGCGCTTGGAGGAAAAGACTTTTGaacaaatttcttggaatccgAGCCTTTCAATATCAGGGGCACTCATGGGATTTGATCGACCATGGAATTATATGTTTCCTCCTTTTTGTCGtttgcctcaattttcttttcacctGAT
This window encodes:
- the LOC107797248 gene encoding uncharacterized protein LOC107797248, whose product is MEKLLNPDDKEYMKMAMVKHEETFREQVYELHRLYQIQKILMKTISSSQQHINEDESNIELTLGPSSARSSSHLKHKTSGVNQQRDVVTGHKWRLHNLTISNPNFLGERQSNPSVEQQYRQSRLNNPPWLFQVLI